The following DNA comes from Papaver somniferum cultivar HN1 unplaced genomic scaffold, ASM357369v1 unplaced-scaffold_99, whole genome shotgun sequence.
atccaaaaagaaaaacaataatctgAGAGAAACTATTCCCTGATGCAAAAGCACACAAATCATATCATAACGTACACACAAACTTTACAGTGTCAAACATGGTTCGAATTAAAATCTTATAATGAATTCGGTACGAAATCGCCTCAAATTATATGTACATTAATTTTTAATAAAGCGGCGGCATATTAGTTGGTCCACAACCGCATCATAATTTCTTAGCACTATCATAGAAATTGGTTttaattatagatttttctatttataATCTTGGTTCTATAGTGATCGTCTTAAACCAGATTTAATTTGAACACCGAAAAAGTAATCCGTCAAAGTCAAAACCAACTGTAACACATTAAGAGTCAATAAAACCGGACAGTAAAATACCACTCTAAGTTTACTACATGGCTAGTGGGCTTGGATTTACAGTTTTAACTTTAAATTTTAATGACACGTCCACTGATTCACAATAGAAAGAAAATGATTTCTTACGGGTTCTTGGATTGACCAGTTCGGCCACCGGCAAACTCCTGAATTTTATTTCTTAGCAGGCACCAAACATTAGGGCCCCATTTATTAATAGTTTTATTACCCAGTACAATTTAAGTTTTCCCAACCCGTCCATATTCCAAAATTTTAAACTTACCATTTTCAGGAAACACACAGGCCCACCTTAACTTTATAACAATTAGGCCCAAATATGTTCAATGTTCTCCCTTGCAGGTTATTGCAGCGAAAGAAATATAACTTAAACCCTAAATTTTATTACAGCGGCAACCTTAATTTTGACGTGAAAAGTAACCCAGTTTCGTAAGTCTGATTATAGTCGCAAATCCCGACAATACCACTATTACATATGAACGGACGATTATGAGTTCTAAACCCAAACTCTAGATGCTAACTATAAGTTTTAATTTATATATATACTTAAataggatcgttgaacttcatgataatcacacaattAATATGCAAGAATAGTTTATGAGAAATACCTTATAACACTAATCCGTAGTCTGTCATCGATCAATTGGTGGTAACtataataccttgtggaggtcatggtttctctctcttcACCTTAGCCGTAATGAGTTATTCCTTGGATACAATAGTGATGGTTATTGTTTCTCTTTCATAGGTAGAGAGGACCAAGTTCTTAAGTTTTAGTTATATCATTAGGTCTCGACAgtccatcaaagaagagatataAAAGAAATAATCCCAAAAATAGTAACCGACATAGTTTAGCAATATTATGTAATCAACATAATTATTACATGGCCCAAAAGAATATTCCTATGTATAAAAATATTCttacaaaatcaacaaaaaaaaagaaagaatgctAATCACCTTACTCATTATTTATGCCAGTATGCTATGAAAAATCATGTAAATTACTTTTGGGATGTTAATTCCCACCAAAACTGTCTTTCAGCCCCTTTTCCTTTCatgggaaaaaaagaaaaagaaaacaataacgtaaaccaaatttctaaacagttataTTGTCGATGATATCgctcaaaaataaacaaataaatatctAGAACAAATCCAAGCTTCAGAATAGCCGTAGTATTAAAACAAAGACCCAAGTCGGTAAACTACATGTTCTTTAATCGGATGATCTCGAAGGGACAGTTTtaaacaaataatggctcattccTTTTGTTTTCTTCCATAGGGTAATATTTTAGGCTTATTATTGCCTGTCCTCTCCTATAAGACTTTCATTCTTAATGTATTTAGACGTCATATAGCAATAGAATTCAAATCCACGCACATTATTTTTTATACACTCGAGCCGTGCATAAAGCTAGCAAGAAACCACTTTGGTTCCACCTATATCTTGCATATACAAAAGCGGTTTCTAACTACTGTCAAGCAACCCATTCTGATGAAAGAAAGTAGAGTAGGGAAACCCAAGGCATCCAAATTGGTTCCTTAAAACAGTACATAGCAAAAATCTTGAAAAATTTGTGCACCACTTATTGCAAGAAGGACTAATGCCATCAATCAGTAGTGGCAATATCATTTCGTTTTGTTCCATAGCCATAGGGTAATAGCATTAAACGTAAGGTACATTATTGCCTATCCGATTAGACTCACGAATGTATTTAGACGTCATATAGCAATAGAATCAAGATTCAAAATCATGGAACACAAGATTTTTTAAGCACTCGAACCCCATCAATTCGTTCATccttaaaaaaggaaaaaagaagaaaatttgttgCACGTACAAAACAAGGCTGAATTAGGGgccatggaaactaattggggccgtgacatattttatacTCATACCCAAAAATATATGGGGTTTCCAAAAATGAGGGTGAAATACCTATTTTATCCTTCTCTAATAAAAAAAACAGTTTTAGTCGTCAATATTATAGATGTATAAAAAAACGACTCTTATTTTATATGAAAGGGTCGTCTGTATATAGTAATGCTTAACTAACGACCCTTAGAGTGATAGCTACATAGAATAAAAGGTTTTTTAGTCGTTCGGTTCTAAATATATAgagttaacgactctatatgacctaaaAGATGGAGTCGTCATCTTTTAGGAACCTCATTGGCGATTTTTCATAAGTGAACAATGGAGTCGTTTATTTTGGTGCCAATTCATTGACGGCTCTACATGGTCGTTAGTTAATTGTACTCACGACCTAACGACCCTGACACTGAGCTGTTGCATAGGGACCATGAATCGACcacctggagcaccattcatgcgatttgaagagtataggaagtttacctgattgtttagagcttggggttcctcattttgagtgttggttccttcattttgagcaatgagatcttcatttgcaccattgttcatagcttcctctatcaacatctcctcatcaaacatccaatccatatgattagttgagacaatcttgcCATCAACGCAatcattgttgttgtttgaagcttcaccaacatcatttcctccactagaatcactcatttcaaataaccctaagttttcccccaaaactcaacttcttcttctccacaacacaaaaacacaatttttcttttatcaaatttttatccctaaatctgattttaatctaccaaattaattaacaactaatcaagattcaattaacactaataattcaagggtagtttagccatttctaAAAGAATGGGTTAAGAgataactcccaattactatttcatgaccttttttttaTCCTGTAGCTAGGGATCCCCACTTACTATCTGAGGGCCCCCAATTCAGCCCTGATATAAAAGCGGCTTCGATTTTCGACAACGTAATCTACCATCTTCTCCTCTTTGGTTGTCTTAAGATAAGAGTAAGGGTGTCTTTGTTTTCTCCCGAAAAATAAGAGTGGGTCCCACTTCAATGCAAAGCCGGACGTTTTGTCTTTAAACGACTCACACGTGGCACCGCAGCTGTCACTCTTTCTCTTCTCTACTCTTTCCGCAGGTCACTATCTCTTTATTTGGTCTTCTTCAGAAATGAAATGAGAAATTTTCAGAGCGCTCCATCCAAATCATCGAAGTAAACGAAAAAAAAGACTCCAAGGAAAACCCTAGAAATAAGAATATTTCTTCTGTTTCTGTTTCGTCTCTGACGATTAGGTAATTTCTTGGATTAATTCTGATTTTGCGTGTATTAGAGGTACTAATTTGATGATTAAGAGCTTTCGTGTGGGAATAGATATTTTCTTGTAATTTTGTATTTATGTCTCTTTTTTCTTGGTTTTGATTGTAGAAAGTAGgaaaaatggttgaaggagtagTAGCTCAGGATTTGGATATGTGTTTTCAAAAGCTTGTGATGGTTGGAGTAGGAGGTGGTGGAAAGATGATGACGAATAATTGGAAGGATCTTCCAATGGAGCTTCTATTGAGGATTCTTTCGCTTGTGGATGATCGTACGGTTATTGTAGCTTCAGGAGTGTGTACTGGTTGGAGAGATGCTGTATGCTTGGGTCTTGTGAGTCTCaatatctcatggtaataatcttgattttctgttttatttttttattttatttttgctgacTTTAGTTGTTTCTGGATAATGGAAAATGCATTCTGATTGCGCATAATTCGCTCTTGTTTCTTACTGTCCGATTACTATTggtgtggttaatttgattgcctCAAGGTTATTTACATGTGGAATCATGCTTTAGGCTGATTAGTTTGGGTGTAGAATGCATCTTAAGCTGTTTTCTGTTTCCGTGATAGATATACTGGTATTTTGCATCATTTGTTCACAggagttttatttcttttttctttcttctacgTGTTAGGCAATTTAGGTAAGGACCACTCAATTTCACATTGTGAGTTGTTTGGTCACAGACCCATATTAGCTTGTTTTTGCTTTGTGTTTGTTCCATGTGATTCAGCTTTGTGATATGTGCCCCATAAGAGTTGTTCTGTCTGAATTAGCTTTTTGTCCTCTCCATGTGGTTTGGCTCTGTGTATGCTGCGTTTGATCTTCTTTCTGTTGTGTTATTCCCGCAAAATGGCTTGATATATTTTTGGGCACCATCTGCATTTGTAATCACTGTTGTCATAGTTGTTCTTATGATTTCtctattgttttttcttttgttgtgcagatggtaaatgttgaatttttagttttattgtttCTCAGTGGTCAGTAGATATGTATGTTATAGAAAGGAAGAAAGAAACTTTACAAGTACGTACTACCTGACAGTGGTGCAAGTCATGACTTCATTCATCTAATGAGACTAAATAGTGGTCAGTTATAGAGTTCTAGTTGTTGAATTAATAGAAGCATGCTGGAGCTCCTTTTTGAGATTATATTTTTCTTCTTAAGAATCAAATATGTTTGAGTCTGATTGTCTTATGTGTTGtgttttttgtttcatctttcctaTAAACACAAAAACACAACTAAATACTTATATAACAGCTAGCTACATCTGTGAGGTTGCTGATTTTGTTAAATTTGACACGCGGTCCAAGGATGGGTTACCATTGTATCTCTTACAAGCTACTGAGTTGTTTGATCCTCTAGGCTTGAGCAATTCAATTTCTGGGGCTCCTTGATTGGTAGACCAGAGTATACTTGATTGGTAGGGTTTGTTGATTTTGGAGAGCTCAGAGTGTGTTCCCGTGATTCAAATCACAATGGGTTGTTTAGTAGTGTCGACTTACATGTCTTTATATGAGTTGTCGCTTATGTTGTGGCCTTCAAAAGCTCTGAATTTAAGCAGCAGCAGCTTGATTCTAACTTAAGGAGGGGCCCTATTATTGTGGGTTTTTGAATTTGTAGCATATGATTACCTCCATGATTATCTCGAAACTCTTATTAATTTACTCTTGCAGCAGCTGAAATCTTAAGTAAACCAATGTGGGAGATTGCAAGTTGACTGACATGACCTCGTTTGCAGGTGCAAAAATAACATGAACAACCTTTTGCTGTCACTAGCGCCCAAGTTCACAAAGTTACAGACTCTATCCTTGCGCCAAAATACACCTCAACTTGAGGATAACTCCATTGAGGCTATCGCGAGCTGGTGTCATGATCTTACAGACTTGGATCTTAGCAAAAGCCTCAAGCTTACTGATAGCTCCCTGTATGCAGTAGCCCATGGCTGTCCTCTACTGACTAAGCTTAACATCAGTGGTTGTCCGACCTTTGGTGACGCGGCTCTTGCGTATCTGACTAGTTTCTGCAAGAACTTGAAAAGCCTGAACCTCTGTGGGTGTGTGAAAGCTGCATCTGACAGAGCCCTGCAGGTAAGAAAGAATTGCGAGATATAAGTCTTATTAAAGATTAGGTGTTTCTGTTTAACTTTTGTCTGTTCCATCTGCAGGCTATTGCATACAATTGCAGCCAAATGCAGTATTTGAACCTTGGATGGTGCGACAGTGTTACTGATGCAGGAGTGACGAGTTTAGCATTTGGATGCCCGGATCTTAGGTCGTTGGACTTGTGTGGCTGCGTCCTTATAACAGGTAGAATCTCTGCCGATCATTATTTGTATATCCATCTTGGAAAAATGagaaagtaatgttgaagaaaaaGGAGCTTGTTAATTCAACAAAATGTCCTCATTGACTTCTTGTTAGCAACATTCTTgtagttttagtattttatttatgGTGAATATTTGACATCTTTTCCCATATATACAGGTATGTCACTGCGTGTCTATTCTTCAATCAGCAAGTTACTGGATTGAAGCAATTGCTTTGTGAATATCGAAACAAATTATTTTTGACCTATATGCATGTAGCTATTTAGTTTATTATACTTAATACTAAAGACCAATTAATTCTTTTGGTCCTCATGGTTGATATTTGGGTGCCTTCATGTTGTTGATGCTAAAGTTTTGAGTCCATAGGGATTAAAAGAATGTAGTTTGAGAGCTCTTTAAATTCATATCTGAATTGAAACTAGAACTGTTGTTTTTCTCCATGTAGACTCTATTACCATCTTTTCTTTCCTAACAGAAAATTATCTTGGCTTCAGGTTCTTAGTAGTACTTCACTGATTTAAGTTGTGCATGTTTTGGTTTTCTTACCATAAGAGTATAGATGTTGTTGAAAAGTTGTCATATTCTAGTATCTTCAGTGAGGCACAAACTTTTCTATATTTGTGCTCCGGTCATAAACTGAAAGGATccgtttgtttttgtttttgtgtctCTGTAGATTGAAAGGTGTTAATAGTGTATTGCCTTAAGAAATGTCAATCTTGTTCCCAGAACAGCCAATATTTAGTACTTGTCAGGCTAGATTAAAAAAATTAACCTTTGATTCTCAACCATCTGAGTTGTGGCTTTTCTTCGTATATGTAACCTTCTTCCACCTTTCCAGATGAGAGTGTGATTGCTTTGGCGAGTAAGTGCATTCATTTGAGATCTCTTGGGTTATACTACTGCCAGAACATTACGGACAAGGCAATGTATTCTCTAGCCAACAGCCGATCTAAGAGCAGCACCGTGAAGCATGATAATGATTTGTGGGAGTCTGTCAAAAGCAGCAGTACCAGTAGTAACAGTGGTCAAAGCAGGTACAAAAATGACGAAGAGGGGTTGGAAAAGCTAAACATCAGCCAGTGTACTGCTCTCACTCCTCCGGCTGTTCAGGCTGTTTGTGACTCGTTCCCTTCTCTCCATACCTGCGCTGGGCGGCATTCCCTCATTATCAGTGGCTGTCTTAACCTAACATCTGTTCACTGTTTATGTGCTCTCCAAGCGCCTCGTGTTGCTACCAGCAATCTTACTTCTCATTCTCATGCTCACTAGGTTCCAGTTACAaaagaaacatgaaatgaaagCAGGAGTAACAGAAGAATATATTGCAGGGGTGGTGCTCCCAAACAAGGTGTGGTGTGTATATTGCTCTTCTTTATTTGAACGAACTATTTAAGCACTTTTATTGGTGTATCAAGACATGAACACTGTTGTCATGTTGTGTCAAAACATAATCAACTCTTAGATGTGTCATAAATAAGCCTCTGAGTCGAACAATGTTTGTTTCTTATATTTGTTCTGATGTAACAGTGCTGTCAGCTTAAATCATGATGAAAATATTCTGCATTTATTCAGTTCTTAATCTCTAGCCTAGTTGTAGTCAACTTCACTCCTCTTTGGGGTATATGAGCCAATGCAGTGGctacctattttttttttgattaagttACAAATTTCATGAGTAACAAAAGATGGGAGGGAAAATAATTTGACTAACAAAAGATGTGATTGTCTGGTCCCAAATTTTGATCGATAAATTTCCTGTTTGTCTTTTATCTATTGCATGATTGGCCATGCCATCTCTGATTTCCTTCTTTGTATTTGTATTGGATCACCTGTTGTattctttcctttattttttcgatCATCCTTGAAATATACCAAGGTGAAGTAGCGGGTCAGGTGACGAATCGAAGGAGGAAAGTCTTTTGGCCATTGCCTTTCCGTTGGGTCCTGTATGCCAAAACTAAAGCCCACGTTTCTACCTGATTCACCTTCTCagtgatttcttttctttttcttcttttctttttttttgaaaaaaaggtTAGGATTTTCATAAACCTAAACATTATTTTCTACGATGTCCTGTGTCTAATTCTAGGGTTTCCACCTGGCGTATAAATAGAGGCTCCGTCTTTTTGTTTTACACACATTAATAAGAAGTTCACTACTTCACTCTACTTTGtgtttatttatttctttattcATAACATATTAACTTCtgtttttttgatgaaaatactgtactttatgtttatttatttctttattcATAACATATTAACTTCTgttttttttatgtaaatatgGAATATTATAAATCAAGTAATATGGTACAAAAGGTTTACGACatgaattttttcaaaagaactaGATAAGATATCTGatttactaattttttttctctaatgtGTAAAGATAAATATTGGAGACTCTTGATTCTAGCTTCCTTAGCTAAATTATCCGTCGTTGAATTATATTTTATGTATAAATCTCACCTTGGCTTGTGGAAGAGTATCCAAGGTCGCTCCAACCTTTTTCATTGTGTTTTCAGCTTCCCAAGAGATATCTTTACATTTCTTGTTAACGAAATCCACAATACTTTTGCAGTCCATGACGAAAGAAAAACgggaaagaatattattttttaacCAAGATGTAGCTTTAAGCATCGCCTTTGCTTCTGCATGAATTGCCGACATTGCTTTATCTGAACCTGCTTCAATATGCATGAATTCCTCTTGATCCACCGAGTATAAGATAAAAGTGAAACCCATTGATAGATCTTCTTTCTTAAAAGTTGCATTTATAAAAATTATCCAGTCCGTATTTAGAGATGTTCAATTTGGATTTGGAACCACTTCATTTCTAACCAAAGTCTTCCTCTTGATTGATATTGAAGCTGTTGATTGTAAATACTTGTTTATCTGATCTATCAACACTGTCGGGTTAGGACCTTTTCCTTCGAAAACAACTGAacatttgtgtttccaaatgaACCAGAAAACTGTAGCAATTTTATTCGATATTTGATCGTAGTTCGTATCTTCTATCCAAATCTTGACTCAATTGCTTATTGAATCAAATAAAGGTTGGTTGTGAATAAAGCTTGAAGAAACTCCAAACCAAACTGCTCTTGCAAACGAGAAAAGTCTGAATaaatgttttttgttttcttgaatcTACGCATTACACATCTGGAGTCCGCTGAAACATCTTTCATGTGGGCAACTAATCTACCTGACGTTGGAAGAGCTTTCTGCACTAGTTTCAAAATGAATAATTTAAttcttggaattgttttaattttccataatttcttccaAGGGAAATTGGCCATATCGTCATTTTCTTGTTCTTGATTGTTAAGAAAA
Coding sequences within:
- the LOC113346432 gene encoding F-box protein SKP2A-like isoform X3; protein product: MWFGSVCKNNMNNLLLSLAPKFTKLQTLSLRQNTPQLEDNSIEAIASWCHDLTDLDLSKSLKLTDSSLYAVAHGCPLLTKLNISGCPTFGDAALAYLTSFCKNLKSLNLCGCVKAASDRALQAIAYNCSQMQYLNLGWCDSVTDAGVTSLAFGCPDLRSLDLCGCVLITDESVIALASKCIHLRSLGLYYCQNITDKAMYSLANSRSKSSTVKHDNDLWESVKSSSTSSNSGQSRYKNDEEGLEKLNISQCTALTPPAVQAVCDSFPSLHTCAGRHSLIISGCLNLTSVHCLCALQAPRVATSNLTSHSHAH
- the LOC113346432 gene encoding F-box protein SKP2A-like isoform X1, which encodes MVEGVVAQDLDMCFQKLVMVGVGGGGKMMTNNWKDLPMELLLRILSLVDDRTVIVASGVCTGWRDAVCLGLVSLNISWCKNNMNNLLLSLAPKFTKLQTLSLRQNTPQLEDNSIEAIASWCHDLTDLDLSKSLKLTDSSLYAVAHGCPLLTKLNISGCPTFGDAALAYLTSFCKNLKSLNLCGCVKAASDRALQAIAYNCSQMQYLNLGWCDSVTDAGVTSLAFGCPDLRSLDLCGCVLITDESVIALASKCIHLRSLGLYYCQNITDKAMYSLANSRSKSSTVKHDNDLWESVKSSSTSSNSGQSRYKNDEEGLEKLNISQCTALTPPAVQAVCDSFPSLHTCAGRHSLIISGCLNLTSVHCLCALQAPRVATSNLTSHSHAH
- the LOC113346432 gene encoding F-box protein SKP2A-like isoform X2 is translated as MISLLFFLLLCRWCKNNMNNLLLSLAPKFTKLQTLSLRQNTPQLEDNSIEAIASWCHDLTDLDLSKSLKLTDSSLYAVAHGCPLLTKLNISGCPTFGDAALAYLTSFCKNLKSLNLCGCVKAASDRALQAIAYNCSQMQYLNLGWCDSVTDAGVTSLAFGCPDLRSLDLCGCVLITDESVIALASKCIHLRSLGLYYCQNITDKAMYSLANSRSKSSTVKHDNDLWESVKSSSTSSNSGQSRYKNDEEGLEKLNISQCTALTPPAVQAVCDSFPSLHTCAGRHSLIISGCLNLTSVHCLCALQAPRVATSNLTSHSHAH
- the LOC113346432 gene encoding F-box protein SKP2A-like isoform X4, which produces MNNLLLSLAPKFTKLQTLSLRQNTPQLEDNSIEAIASWCHDLTDLDLSKSLKLTDSSLYAVAHGCPLLTKLNISGCPTFGDAALAYLTSFCKNLKSLNLCGCVKAASDRALQAIAYNCSQMQYLNLGWCDSVTDAGVTSLAFGCPDLRSLDLCGCVLITDESVIALASKCIHLRSLGLYYCQNITDKAMYSLANSRSKSSTVKHDNDLWESVKSSSTSSNSGQSRYKNDEEGLEKLNISQCTALTPPAVQAVCDSFPSLHTCAGRHSLIISGCLNLTSVHCLCALQAPRVATSNLTSHSHAH